The following are encoded together in the Pseudoalteromonas ruthenica genome:
- a CDS encoding CBS domain-containing protein: protein MKLSNLMSTPVVTCSPDDTLRVVNDIFKRTQFHHVLVVEQSLLVGVVSDRDIFKALSPNVGKASASKADLATLNKRVSQIMTHSPVCLPVHAQLIDVVKLFNEHIITCVPIVNEQRQPVGIVTWRDIMRLLLERYQSKAGK, encoded by the coding sequence ATGAAGTTAAGTAACTTAATGAGCACGCCAGTGGTTACTTGTTCACCCGATGACACCCTGCGCGTTGTTAATGATATTTTCAAACGCACGCAATTTCACCATGTGCTGGTGGTAGAGCAATCGTTATTAGTTGGGGTCGTCTCTGATCGCGATATTTTTAAGGCATTAAGCCCGAATGTTGGTAAGGCCTCGGCATCTAAAGCCGACTTAGCCACTCTCAATAAACGCGTTAGCCAAATTATGACTCATTCCCCTGTTTGCTTACCAGTACATGCGCAACTTATTGATGTGGTGAAGTTATTTAACGAACATATTATTACCTGTGTGCCTATCGTTAATGAACAGCGCCAACCGGTGGGGATTGTGACTTGGCGCGACATTATGCGTCTGTTACTCGAGCGCTATCAAAGCAAGGCCGGTAAATAA
- a CDS encoding sigma-54 interaction domain-containing protein yields MHQVKMFVQLSDPELVSKLAKLEVLKKFQLVYANEFEPWEAQVAQSGCDIALVELEEFNEQGYNTLNDTDALSHVEFLFLSKGKPNPYLDKLMRDGAGFHCRAPYDLELISETLQDSYELFGEASQSSKAVESSDLDQFGLLVGSSKSMHKLYRTIRKVARTDANVMIIGESGVGKELVANTVHIAGDKPQAPFVAINCGALSPELIDSELFGHVKGAFTGAHRDHQGVFDQAKGGTLFLDEVTEMPLEQQVKLLRVLESGEYRAVGSQQVKHADVRIVCATNRNPQQAIDDGIFREDLYFRLAHFPIRVPPLRDRGNDITGLAEHFLAYRNAQELSHKRIATDALSRIAAYNWPGNVRELKHTIERAMILADDVIKAEHLSLGESVSKSASNSVDIPTGVSLEELEKAAILKNLEENAGNKTDTAEQLGVSVKTLYNKLEKYSQD; encoded by the coding sequence ATGCACCAGGTTAAAATGTTTGTACAACTCAGCGATCCCGAGCTGGTCTCGAAGCTGGCTAAATTAGAAGTATTAAAAAAGTTTCAGCTGGTCTACGCAAACGAGTTTGAGCCGTGGGAAGCGCAAGTTGCCCAGTCGGGGTGTGATATTGCATTGGTGGAACTCGAAGAATTCAATGAACAAGGATACAACACCCTAAATGACACCGACGCGTTATCGCACGTTGAGTTTCTATTTTTAAGTAAAGGTAAGCCAAATCCATATCTTGATAAGTTGATGCGCGATGGTGCCGGGTTCCACTGCCGTGCCCCGTATGATTTGGAACTGATTAGCGAAACTCTGCAAGACAGCTACGAACTGTTTGGTGAAGCCAGCCAATCAAGTAAAGCTGTTGAGTCCAGCGACCTTGACCAATTTGGTTTATTAGTTGGCTCTTCTAAGTCTATGCACAAGTTGTATCGTACTATTCGTAAGGTCGCACGCACTGATGCTAACGTGATGATTATTGGCGAAAGTGGTGTAGGTAAAGAGCTCGTTGCCAATACCGTTCATATTGCTGGCGATAAGCCACAAGCACCTTTTGTTGCGATAAACTGTGGTGCGCTTTCCCCAGAGCTCATTGATAGTGAGTTATTTGGTCATGTTAAAGGTGCATTTACAGGTGCTCACCGCGATCACCAAGGGGTCTTCGACCAAGCTAAAGGCGGTACGCTGTTTTTAGACGAAGTAACAGAGATGCCATTAGAGCAACAAGTTAAGTTACTGCGCGTGCTCGAAAGCGGAGAGTATCGCGCCGTAGGCAGTCAACAAGTGAAACATGCTGATGTGCGTATTGTTTGTGCAACCAACCGTAACCCGCAACAAGCCATTGATGATGGCATTTTCCGTGAGGATTTATACTTCCGCTTAGCGCACTTCCCTATCCGAGTGCCACCACTGCGCGATCGAGGCAATGACATCACCGGCCTCGCTGAGCATTTCCTGGCCTACCGTAATGCCCAAGAATTGAGCCACAAACGTATCGCTACCGATGCACTTAGCCGCATTGCTGCTTATAACTGGCCAGGCAACGTTCGGGAGCTAAAACACACCATTGAACGAGCGATGATCTTGGCCGATGACGTAATCAAAGCCGAGCATCTTTCATTGGGTGAATCAGTAAGCAAAAGCGCCAGCAACAGCGTCGATATTCCTACTGGCGTTTCCTTGGAAGAGTTGGAAAAAGCGGCAATTTTGAAAAACTTGGAAGAGAACGCCGGCAACAAAACGGATACCGCTGAACAATTAGGTGTTAGTGTGAAAACACTTTACAACAAACTAGAAAAGTACTCTCAGGACTAA
- a CDS encoding amidase family protein, which yields MNHTRLTISTLLLCMAFSANAQKTETVSHLQQQLHSEQSSATKLTQHYLTRIDALNDNYRAVVAINNNALHDAQRLDNLAREGQWQGALHGMAVLVKDNIAVANMATTAGALALAQNVSSADAQVISQLRSAGAIILGKANLSEWANFRSNSSSSGWSTLGGQTANAVDATRSPCGSSSGSAVAVKLGFAPLALATETDGSIVCPAAANGVYALKPSYGQVSRVGVVPLAESQDTVGVMANSLADVLLATQVIAAPDAQDPNHHAFRTINYTEVKPSRAKELTLGYVDYSHFTAETQAVFKKQLKQLERHGIKLIELPQADLGSMYRQEFQVLLYEFKRDVNAYLAATPAQVKVKTLSQLIAFNEQHQDRTMPYFGQELLHQANAIDLQAQREDYLEASQQYRLTARNALQHWFTENQLDAIISPTNSPAWKIDKINGDHYLGGASTLAAVAGTLHITLPLADVQGLPVGFSVMANVGGDEQAIAAAKTIDSLLEHTSL from the coding sequence GTGAACCACACCCGGCTTACGATATCAACACTGCTCTTGTGTATGGCCTTCAGCGCCAATGCGCAAAAGACCGAAACAGTGTCGCACCTTCAGCAACAACTCCATAGTGAACAGAGCTCTGCCACTAAGCTTACCCAACACTATTTAACACGTATTGACGCGCTAAATGATAACTATCGTGCGGTGGTGGCCATTAACAATAACGCCCTACACGATGCGCAGCGCCTTGATAACTTGGCTCGTGAAGGTCAATGGCAAGGAGCACTTCATGGTATGGCGGTACTGGTGAAAGACAATATAGCCGTTGCTAACATGGCCACTACAGCTGGGGCCTTGGCCTTAGCGCAGAATGTCAGCAGCGCCGATGCCCAGGTCATTTCTCAGTTACGCAGCGCCGGAGCGATTATCCTCGGTAAAGCCAATCTTAGCGAGTGGGCGAACTTTCGCTCCAACAGCTCTTCATCTGGTTGGAGTACCCTAGGTGGACAAACGGCTAATGCCGTTGATGCAACCCGTAGCCCATGCGGCTCCAGTTCTGGCTCAGCCGTGGCGGTAAAACTGGGCTTCGCGCCCCTCGCGTTAGCCACTGAAACCGACGGCTCGATTGTCTGCCCTGCTGCGGCAAATGGTGTTTATGCGCTCAAACCTAGCTATGGTCAAGTCTCCCGCGTGGGTGTGGTGCCGTTAGCTGAAAGTCAGGATACCGTTGGAGTAATGGCTAATTCGCTAGCGGATGTGTTATTAGCGACTCAGGTCATCGCCGCACCTGACGCCCAAGATCCAAATCACCACGCCTTTCGCACCATCAATTACACAGAGGTAAAGCCCAGTAGGGCAAAGGAATTAACACTTGGCTATGTTGATTACAGCCACTTTACCGCCGAGACCCAGGCTGTGTTTAAAAAGCAGCTCAAGCAATTAGAGCGCCATGGCATTAAACTTATCGAACTGCCTCAAGCTGATCTGGGTAGTATGTACCGCCAAGAGTTCCAAGTGTTATTGTATGAATTCAAACGCGATGTGAACGCCTATCTGGCCGCCACGCCAGCGCAGGTAAAGGTGAAAACGCTAAGCCAGCTGATCGCCTTTAATGAACAGCACCAAGATCGCACCATGCCCTACTTCGGTCAAGAGCTGTTACATCAAGCAAATGCCATCGATTTACAAGCCCAACGCGAAGATTACTTGGAGGCATCACAGCAGTATCGCCTCACTGCGCGTAATGCACTACAACATTGGTTCACAGAAAATCAGCTCGATGCCATTATCAGCCCCACCAACTCTCCGGCATGGAAGATTGATAAAATTAATGGCGATCATTATCTCGGTGGCGCCAGCACGCTCGCTGCCGTGGCAGGTACGCTCCACATTACTCTGCCTTTAGCTGATGTTCAGGGTCTGCCTGTAGGGTTTTCTGTTATGGCGAATGTCGGCGGCGATGAACAAGCCATTGCAGCGGCCAAAACCATTGATTCACTGCTTGAGCACACTAGCCTTTAA
- a CDS encoding S9 family peptidase, with protein sequence MNALTPLILTAALLGGASLPAQADYKTFSSEDIFALEYASDPQISPDGKHIVYVRRGYDIMKDNNKQSLWLYSLSTDEHTPLFADQYSYAQPRWSPDGTRIAFTSNRSGSLQVHMHWLAQDKTALLSQLPKPVRDLTWSPDGTQLAFTMTVPQGPSDFVKSVKLPKKPKGADWSEPVTVTDKARYQADGQGFLTPSFRHVFVLPAEGGAPRQLTQGDYQHYGPLAWSPDATQVVYASDKHPDWEYRTTELDLYGVDIGTYSTTQLTDLPGRETHPQFSHDAQQLAFLSRGNAAVPYVNTELNLLNLKSGAVKSLTSALDRAVGHYQWAGKGDFVIQYDDRGQRKLATLTRAGNITERVSSVAGTSIGRPYVSGEFSMANNGALAFTQGSAERPADLGYFHRNKQRTLTALNEDLLGHKALGQVHELTVESQFDGEPIHGWYITPPDFDATKQYPLLVEIHGGPHLAYGPSFSAELQRYAAAGYVVVYMNYRGSTSYGKDFALLLDGKYSSKEDFADHNSAVDALIAKGFIDKNNLFIAGGSAGGIAAAYAIGLSDRFNAAAITKPVINWVSKVLTADSYLGQIRNQFPGMPWDNLSHYWQRSPLSLVGNVTTPAMIMTGEQDRRTPISESEQFYQALKLQKVDTVLIRVPGSAHGIAGRPSRMIAKIEHTLAWFERYRK encoded by the coding sequence ATGAATGCGCTAACCCCTTTGATACTCACAGCTGCGCTGCTTGGCGGCGCATCGTTGCCCGCCCAGGCCGACTACAAGACCTTTAGCTCCGAGGATATTTTTGCCCTCGAGTATGCCAGCGACCCGCAAATTAGCCCCGATGGCAAGCACATTGTGTATGTCCGTCGTGGCTACGACATCATGAAGGATAACAATAAGCAAAGCCTGTGGCTCTATAGCCTAAGCACTGATGAGCATACTCCGCTGTTTGCAGATCAATATAGTTACGCTCAGCCACGCTGGTCTCCCGATGGCACACGCATCGCCTTTACCAGTAACCGCAGTGGCTCTTTGCAAGTGCATATGCACTGGCTGGCGCAAGATAAAACGGCGTTATTATCACAATTGCCAAAACCAGTGCGCGACCTCACCTGGTCTCCTGACGGCACACAGCTGGCCTTTACCATGACGGTGCCACAAGGCCCTTCCGATTTTGTAAAATCAGTGAAGTTACCGAAAAAACCCAAAGGCGCCGACTGGTCTGAACCGGTTACGGTTACTGACAAAGCGCGCTACCAAGCCGATGGCCAAGGCTTTTTAACGCCCAGCTTTCGTCATGTGTTTGTGCTTCCAGCCGAGGGCGGCGCACCACGGCAATTAACACAAGGCGATTATCAACATTATGGGCCATTGGCTTGGAGCCCAGATGCGACACAAGTTGTGTATGCATCAGATAAGCATCCTGATTGGGAGTATCGCACCACTGAGCTTGACCTGTATGGCGTGGATATTGGTACGTATAGTACGACACAGCTCACCGATTTACCCGGCCGTGAGACCCACCCCCAATTCAGTCATGATGCTCAGCAGCTAGCCTTTCTATCCCGAGGTAACGCCGCTGTTCCTTACGTTAATACCGAGCTGAACTTGTTAAACCTCAAGTCCGGGGCCGTCAAGTCACTGACATCAGCACTGGATCGCGCTGTCGGCCATTATCAGTGGGCGGGCAAAGGGGATTTTGTCATTCAGTACGACGATCGCGGCCAACGTAAGCTTGCCACCCTAACCCGCGCAGGAAACATCACTGAACGCGTCAGCTCAGTCGCAGGCACATCCATAGGTCGCCCTTATGTCAGTGGTGAATTTTCCATGGCGAACAATGGTGCCCTCGCTTTTACTCAGGGCAGTGCTGAGCGCCCCGCTGATTTAGGGTATTTTCACCGCAACAAGCAGCGCACACTAACAGCGCTCAATGAGGACCTGCTCGGCCATAAAGCCTTAGGGCAAGTGCATGAGTTAACGGTTGAATCGCAGTTTGATGGAGAACCTATTCATGGCTGGTATATCACCCCTCCTGATTTTGATGCGACCAAGCAATACCCACTGTTGGTGGAAATTCATGGCGGCCCACACCTAGCCTATGGCCCCAGCTTTAGCGCCGAATTACAGCGCTATGCGGCCGCTGGCTATGTGGTGGTCTATATGAATTATCGCGGCTCCACCAGCTACGGCAAAGACTTTGCCTTGTTACTTGATGGTAAGTATTCCTCAAAAGAAGATTTTGCCGATCATAATTCCGCCGTTGACGCATTAATCGCTAAAGGCTTTATTGATAAAAACAATCTCTTTATTGCTGGTGGCTCAGCTGGCGGCATTGCTGCTGCCTACGCCATTGGTTTAAGCGACCGTTTTAATGCTGCGGCAATCACCAAGCCGGTGATCAACTGGGTCAGTAAAGTGCTTACCGCCGACAGTTATTTAGGGCAAATTCGCAACCAATTTCCGGGCATGCCGTGGGACAACCTCAGCCACTACTGGCAACGTTCACCACTGTCGTTAGTCGGTAACGTCACCACGCCGGCGATGATCATGACAGGAGAGCAGGACCGCCGCACGCCTATATCGGAGTCCGAGCAGTTCTATCAAGCGTTAAAACTGCAAAAAGTAGATACCGTACTGATCCGTGTACCCGGCTCTGCCCACGGTATTGCTGGGCGCCCCTCGCGGATGATTGCCAAAATAGAGCATACATTAGCCTGGTTCGAGCGCTATAGGAAATAA
- a CDS encoding LiaF domain-containing protein, giving the protein MSVPLKDRPLAQVKEEIIDQLILNYSHGEISAQAFERRLDQAYDCSCQEQLATLVADLPLHSDPRYNSEKAARMRTPFTQSSEQVNGEKITAILSSDQRSGEWVVPKEIHLNNYLGSIELDFTNAIFSHPEVHIYVNCILGSDEIVVPENVDVQTQTTNIMGSLVNKRVSLGPRYEDKQRPRIIIHGRIILGSVEVSIKRTMKEKLKAFAFDLRDLFDGREQSKSRNRYDG; this is encoded by the coding sequence ATGAGTGTTCCTTTAAAGGACAGGCCGTTAGCGCAAGTAAAAGAAGAGATCATCGATCAGCTAATTTTAAATTACAGTCATGGTGAAATTTCAGCGCAGGCGTTTGAACGTCGCCTTGATCAAGCGTATGACTGCAGCTGCCAAGAGCAACTAGCAACATTGGTTGCTGATCTGCCGCTGCACAGCGACCCACGCTACAACAGCGAGAAGGCGGCACGTATGCGCACTCCTTTCACGCAAAGTAGCGAGCAGGTTAATGGTGAGAAAATTACCGCCATATTAAGCTCGGACCAACGCAGCGGTGAATGGGTTGTCCCTAAAGAGATTCATCTAAACAACTATTTGGGAAGCATTGAATTAGACTTTACCAACGCTATCTTTTCTCACCCTGAAGTACACATTTACGTTAATTGTATTTTGGGCAGTGATGAAATTGTGGTGCCAGAGAATGTAGATGTGCAAACTCAGACCACCAATATCATGGGGTCACTGGTTAATAAGCGGGTCTCACTTGGGCCGCGATACGAAGATAAACAGCGACCGCGCATTATTATCCATGGGCGTATTATTCTCGGGAGTGTGGAAGTCAGTATTAAGCGAACGATGAAAGAGAAATTAAAGGCCTTTGCCTTTGATTTACGTGATTTATTTGATGGCCGGGAGCAGAGTAAAAGCCGCAACCGATATGATGGCTAA
- a CDS encoding cytochrome b has product MTYAGVNRLLHWLMAALILGLLTLGYYMTYVADYGLYHLHKSVAVVVALLLLPRLVLRWFKPWQSTAKGKGAKAVHGFHWLLLVLLVIMVVSGAAYSGFGGYGIALFDWPLLAQNIDAQQQVVAHSAALSDWGLAVHIYCAWALCFTLSIHALAALKHHFIDRDGTLIRMLVGEKGARL; this is encoded by the coding sequence ATGACTTATGCAGGTGTAAACCGACTACTACATTGGCTGATGGCGGCGCTTATTTTGGGGTTGCTGACCCTGGGATATTACATGACCTATGTCGCCGACTATGGCCTATATCACTTACACAAATCCGTTGCCGTGGTGGTGGCATTATTGCTGCTACCCCGACTGGTGCTGCGCTGGTTCAAACCCTGGCAGAGCACGGCTAAAGGTAAGGGCGCGAAAGCGGTGCATGGCTTTCATTGGTTGTTGTTGGTGCTGCTGGTAATAATGGTGGTGTCGGGCGCTGCTTACAGCGGCTTTGGTGGCTATGGCATTGCTTTATTCGATTGGCCGTTGTTGGCGCAAAACATAGATGCTCAGCAGCAAGTCGTTGCTCACTCAGCAGCGCTTAGCGACTGGGGGTTAGCGGTGCACATATACTGTGCTTGGGCGCTGTGCTTTACACTGTCTATCCATGCATTGGCAGCATTAAAACACCACTTTATTGACCGAGATGGGACATTAATTCGGATGTTAGTCGGCGAAAAAGGAGCGCGTCTATGA
- a CDS encoding MmcQ/YjbR family DNA-binding protein, whose amino-acid sequence MDSQGVHDYLLTKPLSSVGQPFGPGVDVYKVKDKMFATLALGKMGKEDKDNRHWRVNLKCDPDEAQALRDIFTAVIPGYHMNKKLWNTVILDGSIPAGEIQRMIDNSYTLVVSNMPKKEREQILSLL is encoded by the coding sequence ATGGACAGTCAAGGCGTACATGATTATTTGCTCACTAAGCCATTGAGCTCAGTGGGGCAGCCCTTTGGCCCTGGGGTCGACGTCTACAAGGTAAAAGATAAAATGTTTGCCACCCTAGCGCTTGGAAAAATGGGGAAAGAGGATAAAGACAATCGCCACTGGCGCGTAAATTTAAAGTGTGACCCTGATGAAGCCCAGGCTCTGCGCGATATTTTCACTGCGGTCATCCCTGGTTATCATATGAATAAAAAGCTATGGAATACGGTGATACTGGATGGCTCCATTCCAGCGGGCGAAATCCAAAGAATGATAGATAATTCCTACACTTTGGTGGTGAGTAACATGCCCAAGAAAGAGCGTGAACAGATTTTGTCGTTACTTTAG
- a CDS encoding YqaA family protein, whose product MAISKTLKHKTQKLVDSKHMLKGITFASFLESTIVPIPLEAVMVPLMQARRDKLWLIALMATLGCIVGALFGYAIGYFLFDLVGQWVIDTFSSPEQFEQVKQQMQAQGFWFVLTLGIAPIPFQIAMLAAGATKYSLLMFVLASAIARSIRYFGLAAVVYFAGNHAERVIRKHKTKAIAGLSIAVLLLWWAANALKG is encoded by the coding sequence ATGGCAATTTCAAAAACGTTAAAGCATAAGACCCAAAAACTCGTAGACTCGAAGCATATGCTTAAAGGCATCACTTTCGCTTCTTTTTTAGAGTCGACCATTGTGCCTATTCCTTTAGAAGCGGTGATGGTGCCATTGATGCAAGCTCGACGAGATAAACTATGGTTAATCGCGCTTATGGCTACTTTGGGCTGTATAGTCGGTGCCTTGTTTGGTTATGCCATCGGTTATTTTTTGTTTGACCTGGTCGGTCAGTGGGTTATTGATACGTTCTCTAGCCCTGAGCAATTTGAACAAGTCAAACAACAGATGCAAGCACAAGGGTTCTGGTTTGTGCTCACGTTAGGTATTGCGCCTATTCCTTTTCAAATAGCGATGCTGGCTGCGGGAGCGACCAAGTACTCCCTATTAATGTTCGTTTTAGCCAGTGCAATAGCGCGCTCAATTCGCTATTTTGGCTTGGCGGCGGTGGTATATTTTGCTGGTAATCATGCCGAGCGGGTGATCAGAAAACACAAAACAAAGGCCATTGCTGGCCTCTCTATTGCGGTGCTTTTATTGTGGTGGGCAGCCAACGCGCTTAAAGGCTAG
- a CDS encoding GGDEF domain-containing protein, translating to MLHLPTLIVVSTLLNAFIGVFLLLVFYQRAQRSFLYWGLSCLVFSLAEISATLRVFIDLPVLTHYSAQLLMITAPLLVLRGILWYSSSKHHNPLFIYFILGFSALLLALLHHQPLWGQIYTSMAIATLFFAAAAAIRTTTKGNIYAATLLVLVTLHALVMLVQTGLLLTNLLHWEQSLPPWTKQLVLAVHLLLTTCTALVFPMLFFIRSEAKLTNLANFDPLTNLYNRRAFFYEGEKRLAQCIAKQQPLAVMMIDLDYFKKVNDQFGHDGGDAALQWVSQRIREQLREDDLAARIGGEEFAVILANTDQRTALKVGDRLRKAIAEGSFYWHHQRLPLSISIGVTCRESGHFDIKKMLIEADKGLYEAKSRGRNCLVETHHSDTTTASTG from the coding sequence ATGTTACATCTACCAACATTGATAGTGGTATCGACTTTACTCAACGCCTTTATTGGCGTCTTTTTGTTGTTGGTGTTTTACCAACGTGCGCAACGAAGCTTTTTGTATTGGGGATTATCTTGTCTGGTATTTAGTTTAGCTGAAATAAGCGCGACTCTGCGTGTGTTTATCGACTTGCCGGTACTGACCCATTACAGCGCCCAACTATTGATGATAACAGCGCCATTGCTGGTGCTAAGAGGCATACTCTGGTACAGCTCTTCAAAACACCATAACCCGTTGTTTATCTATTTTATTCTGGGTTTCAGTGCGTTGTTACTGGCGTTGTTGCACCACCAACCACTGTGGGGGCAGATTTACACCTCTATGGCTATTGCCACACTATTCTTTGCCGCTGCAGCGGCTATTAGAACAACAACCAAAGGCAATATATATGCCGCCACTTTGCTTGTTCTCGTCACCTTGCATGCGCTGGTAATGTTGGTTCAAACGGGCCTGTTGCTTACCAATTTGTTGCACTGGGAGCAATCATTACCACCTTGGACCAAACAGTTAGTTCTTGCTGTTCACTTACTACTGACCACGTGCACGGCACTAGTGTTTCCGATGCTTTTTTTCATACGCTCAGAAGCTAAACTCACTAACTTAGCTAATTTCGACCCACTCACAAACTTGTACAATCGTCGTGCGTTTTTCTATGAAGGCGAAAAACGACTCGCGCAGTGTATTGCTAAGCAGCAGCCACTTGCAGTCATGATGATAGATTTGGATTACTTTAAGAAGGTCAATGATCAGTTTGGTCACGATGGCGGAGACGCTGCGTTGCAATGGGTGAGTCAGCGCATTCGCGAGCAACTCAGAGAAGATGATTTAGCTGCGCGTATTGGCGGAGAGGAATTCGCAGTGATTTTAGCCAATACCGATCAACGCACGGCGCTCAAAGTGGGCGATCGCTTACGTAAGGCCATTGCCGAGGGCTCATTTTATTGGCACCATCAGCGCCTGCCGCTGAGCATTAGCATCGGCGTCACTTGCCGAGAAAGTGGCCATTTTGATATTAAAAAGATGCTGATTGAAGCGGATAAAGGCCTTTACGAGGCAAAAAGCCGTGGCCGTAACTGCTTGGTTGAAACCCATCATAGCGACACCACCACGGCTTCTACTGGCTAA
- a CDS encoding erythromycin esterase family protein yields the protein MKWLVTLLLSVYAAALSATTIEKINLDNHCEQANFARFGEAIGDARIVMLDELTHGEQQNFALKTCLVRYLHQHQGFDALILESGLFDVAQIWQQPGQAITAQAPGNIFYMYAASAPVQALMRYIDAQRDSERPLQLAGFDGRLSGEYSKAQVSEFIIQQSQRFIPSVAKEVDWAAFKRTNAAVLKRQPQQINAKQQQAYVATSYRLQHALKTAVSDQQGYQGPKYVARLLHGLVLVAQSMAGQRRHDEHDLAMADNVKWLLSSELADKKVIIWGHYIHLNYGGFIEHHYANLGTVLKQHFGDSVHSVHISAASGEYRDYVTMASKKIMAQPQQFERLVAQQHELQTHQALFIDRAAMQRFVQNAPSTSVLFGHQYRYGIALAQWQQYWDSLFVLAHTKASKEQPKTYAGQ from the coding sequence ATGAAGTGGCTAGTAACGTTATTGTTGAGCGTGTATGCAGCAGCGTTAAGCGCCACAACAATAGAGAAAATAAACCTCGATAACCACTGTGAACAGGCTAATTTTGCGCGCTTTGGCGAGGCGATTGGCGATGCACGTATCGTTATGCTGGATGAACTGACCCATGGCGAGCAACAGAATTTTGCACTCAAGACCTGTTTGGTGCGTTATTTACACCAGCATCAAGGCTTTGATGCGTTGATACTGGAAAGCGGTCTATTTGATGTTGCGCAAATCTGGCAACAGCCCGGTCAAGCTATCACTGCTCAAGCACCGGGTAACATCTTTTATATGTACGCCGCAAGTGCGCCAGTGCAAGCGCTCATGCGGTACATTGACGCACAGCGAGACAGTGAGCGGCCTTTGCAGCTGGCTGGCTTTGATGGTCGTCTCAGTGGTGAATATTCTAAGGCGCAGGTAAGCGAATTTATCATCCAGCAAAGTCAGCGTTTCATCCCAAGTGTTGCCAAAGAGGTCGACTGGGCTGCGTTTAAACGCACCAACGCAGCGGTGCTGAAGCGCCAACCACAGCAAATTAATGCAAAGCAGCAACAAGCCTATGTTGCTACCTCCTATCGCCTCCAGCACGCTTTAAAGACGGCTGTCAGCGACCAGCAAGGATACCAAGGACCAAAGTATGTCGCCCGGTTACTCCATGGGTTAGTGCTCGTGGCGCAGTCGATGGCAGGGCAGCGACGTCATGACGAGCACGACTTGGCGATGGCCGACAACGTGAAGTGGTTACTGAGCAGTGAATTGGCAGATAAAAAAGTAATTATCTGGGGTCACTATATCCACTTAAACTACGGCGGTTTTATTGAGCATCACTATGCAAACTTAGGCACTGTGCTGAAGCAACACTTTGGCGATAGTGTGCACTCAGTGCATATTAGCGCCGCCAGTGGCGAATATCGCGACTATGTGACGATGGCAAGTAAAAAGATTATGGCCCAGCCACAGCAATTTGAACGTCTAGTTGCGCAACAGCATGAACTGCAAACACATCAAGCACTCTTTATTGACCGCGCAGCAATGCAACGCTTTGTGCAAAATGCGCCGTCTACTAGCGTATTGTTTGGCCATCAATATCGTTACGGGATTGCGTTAGCGCAGTGGCAGCAATACTGGGATAGTCTCTTTGTCTTGGCGCACACCAAAGCGTCGAAAGAGCAACCAAAAACTTATGCGGGGCAGTGA